In the genome of Triticum urartu cultivar G1812 chromosome 5, Tu2.1, whole genome shotgun sequence, one region contains:
- the LOC125508157 gene encoding cytochrome c oxidase subunit 6b-1-like, with amino-acid sequence MQSVTVLPHVIQSTDRPSEHRSEHRSEPAREDARQGRGESGPRGAGAEAAARARQRSRLAAAAYVELRTAPCDFRFPTQNQTRHCCVRYLEYHRCMKAKEGDTSECGKFQRYYRSLCPTDWVVEWNGNLICCIILGSE; translated from the exons ATGCAGTCAGTCACCGTTCTGCCCCACGTTATCCAGAGCACCGATCGTCCTTCAGAGCATCGATCCGAGCACCGTAGTGAACCCGCACGAGAAGATGCACGCCAGGGACGTGGGGAAAGTGGCCCGAGGGGAGCAGGCGCCGAGGCCGCCGCACGAGCCCGGCAGCGTAGCCgactcgccgccgccgcctacgTCGAGCTGCGCACTGCGCCCTGCGACTTCCGGTTCCCGACCCAGAACCAGACGCGCCACTGCTGCGTGCGCTACCTCGAGTACCACCGGTGCATGAAGGCCAAGGAGGGTGACACGTCGGAGTGCGGCAAGTTCCAGCGCTACTACAGATCTCTCTGCCCCACGGATTGG GTTGTGGAGTGGAACGGGAATCTAATCTGCTGTATCATCTTAGGGAGCGAGTGA